From Daucus carota subsp. sativus chromosome 6, DH1 v3.0, whole genome shotgun sequence, the proteins below share one genomic window:
- the LOC135147321 gene encoding uncharacterized WD repeat-containing protein C17D11.16-like, whose protein sequence is MIAAVSWIPKGVSKPVPEAAEPPSKEEIEKLIKSGVLEESGDGESEQDDEGMDVEAVEEPDEVARALAAADAMGKSSKSIGFEDIADGLRELDMDNYDEEDDGIELFSKGLGDTYYKDNEEDPYLKDDGNDSEELEDMVIKAEDSVIICARNEDDLSHLEIWILEDIVDDDQNMFIHHDIILPAFPLCTAWLDCPIKGGEKGNFVAVGSMDPAIEIWDLDIMDEVQPSLILGGIAEEEKKKKKGTKKSIKYKKGSHTDSVLGLAWNKEYRNILASASADKTVKIWDVATGECNITMEHHTDKVQAVAWNNHAPQVLLSGSFDHSVVMKDGRIPEHTGFKWSVNADVESLTWDPHTEHSFVVSLENGTVSGFDIRAAKADASGPKPSFTLHAHDKAVSSISYNPRIPNLLATGSTDKMVKLWDISNNQPSCLASKNPKAGAVFSIAFSEDSPFLLAIGGSKGKLELWDTITDAGISRKYGNYSSQKKNSTSND, encoded by the exons ATGATTGCAGCTGTTTCTTGGATCCCTAAGGGGGTTTCAAAACCTGTGCCGGAAGCAGCCGAGCCTCCTTCAAAGGAGGAAATCGAGAAGCTTATAAAGAGCGGAGTATTGGAAGAAAG TGGAGATGGTGAAAGTGAACAAGATGACGAAGGTATGGATGTGGAGGCTGTCGAGGAGCCTGATGAGGTTGCTCGAGCATTAGCAGCAGCTGATGCCATGGGGAAGTCATCTAAGAGTATCGGTTTTGAGGACATTGCAGATGGTTTACGAGAATTAGATATGGATAACTATGATGAAGAGGATGATG GCATCGAGCTTTTTAGTAAGGGACTGGGGGACACTTACTACAAGGATAACGAAGAGGATCCATATCTGAAGGATGAT GGTAATGACTCTGAAGAGCTTGAAGATATGGTAATAAAAGCCGAGGACTCTGTGATAATATGTGCACGTAATGAGGATGATCTTAGCCATCTTGAG ATCTGGATATTGGAAGATATAGTTGATGACGATCAAAACATGTTTATCCATCATGATATTATACTCCCGGCATTTCCCCTCTGCACAGCATGGCTTGATTGCCCAATAAAAGGTGGAGAAAAAG GGAACTTTGTTGCTGTTGGATCAATGGACCCAGCAATTGAGATATGGGATCTTGACATT ATGGATGAAGTACAACCATCCCTGATACTAGGAGGTATTGCCGAggaggagaagaagaaaaaaaagggaACAAAG AAATCTATTAAATACAAAAAAGGCAGTCACACAGATTCAGTGCTTGGACTTGCTTGGAACAAAGAGTACAG AAATATTCTTGCTAGTGCTAGTGCTGACAAAACAGTAAAGATTTGGGACGTGGCCACTGGAGAATGCAATATCACAATGGAACACCATACAGATAAA GTCCAAGCTGTTGCATGGAACAATCATGCTCCCCAAGTTCTTCTCAGTGGATCTTTCGATCATTCAGTAGTTATG AAAGACGGAAGAATTCCGGAGCATACTGGATTCAAGTGGTCAGTAAATGCTGATGTCGAGAGCCTGACATGGGATCCTCACACCGAGCACTCATTTGTG GTCAGTCTGGAAAATGGCACTGTTAGTGGTTTTGACATACGGGCTGCCAAGGCTGACGCATCAGGGCCAAAGCCAAGTTTCACTCTCCATGCTCATGACAAAGCTGTTTCCTCTATTTCTTATAACCCTCGGATACCAAAT CTTCTTGCAACAGGTTCTACGGATAAGATG GTAAAACTATGGGATATCTCCAATAATCAACCTTCATGTCTTGCATCTAAGAATCCTAAAGCT GGAGCAGTATTTTCCATAGCCTTCTCAGAAGATTCCCCCTTTTTGCTGGCTATAGGGGGTTCTAAAGGAAAATTGGAA CTCTGGGATACAATAACCGATGCAGGGATCTCTCGGAAATACGGAAATTACAGTAGTCAGAAAAAGAACTCGACGTCAAATGACTAA